In Ectothiorhodosinus mongolicus, one DNA window encodes the following:
- a CDS encoding type II secretion system F family protein, translating into MPTQTMFLHWGALAAVFIAASLLVFAVLSLVLARGGATQRRLQSLQMGYDPKATAPPIRKDTPQILGSFLVRWVEPAGKILLPREDWQKSRLQTRLVQAGYRGYRGLKVFLGSKILLAISLPLVGFLLGMATSPRLVYDWQFLTLLMLLAVVGFYAPDLVLRQKITTRRRELENSFPDAMDMLVVCVEAGLGLDSAIERVGGEMMFSHPQLAAEFRLMALELRAGKTREEALRSLAQRCGIPQIKSLTGILIQAERYGTSIGDALREFARGMRIERIQRARERAAKLPVKMVFPILLLIFPALFLVLLGPAVIQIFTVLFA; encoded by the coding sequence ATGCCAACACAAACGATGTTTTTGCATTGGGGCGCTTTGGCGGCGGTCTTTATCGCCGCCAGCTTGCTGGTGTTCGCCGTATTGTCGTTGGTGCTGGCGCGCGGTGGTGCCACCCAACGACGCCTGCAATCCCTACAAATGGGGTACGACCCCAAGGCGACGGCGCCGCCTATCCGCAAAGATACGCCGCAGATCCTCGGCAGCTTTTTGGTACGTTGGGTGGAGCCGGCGGGAAAAATCCTCCTGCCGCGCGAAGACTGGCAGAAATCCCGCCTACAGACGCGCCTCGTGCAAGCCGGCTATCGCGGCTATCGTGGGCTTAAGGTCTTTCTCGGCAGCAAGATTCTGCTGGCCATCAGCTTACCCTTGGTTGGCTTCTTGCTCGGAATGGCGACATCGCCGCGTCTGGTTTATGACTGGCAATTTCTCACACTGCTGATGCTCTTGGCGGTGGTGGGGTTTTATGCGCCCGACCTGGTGTTGCGGCAAAAAATCACCACACGCCGCCGCGAGCTGGAAAACAGCTTCCCCGATGCCATGGACATGCTCGTGGTCTGTGTTGAGGCTGGCCTCGGTCTGGATTCGGCTATCGAGCGGGTAGGGGGCGAGATGATGTTCAGTCATCCCCAGCTAGCCGCTGAATTTCGCCTCATGGCTTTGGAGCTGCGCGCCGGAAAAACCCGCGAAGAGGCACTGCGCTCACTGGCGCAGCGCTGTGGTATTCCGCAGATTAAGTCACTCACTGGCATCCTCATTCAAGCTGAGCGTTACGGCACCAGCATCGGCGATGCCCTGCGAGAGTTCGCCCGAGGCATGCGCATCGAACGCATCCAACGCGCCCGAGAACGTGCTGCCAAGCTGCCGGTGAAAATGGTTTTTCCCATTTTGCTGCTGATCTTCCCGGCGCTGTTTTTGGTGTTGCTGGGGCCGGCTGTGATCCAGATTTTTACGGTTTTATTTGCTTAA